The Branchiostoma floridae strain S238N-H82 chromosome 7, Bfl_VNyyK, whole genome shotgun sequence region AACACCAGGGGCGATTGTTTCTGGGTTTCTAGATTCAGACACTGAGAACCATGTGGAAATGATGTCCCCGGCACTACAGAAcatagcccatgttgaaaactGCAAATCATCGCtttcccaaaaaataaacgCCAGCCACATCTAGACGGTCTGCGAACCAGGCTACAGAAATTGCTCCATGTGGAAGTAAAGCAAGGAGCAGGCTTTTCACTTTGAATCCATTTTATACATAGGCACCCAATGTATATATCATCATACAGCAACAACAACCATATAGACATATCAGCCAGACCCACAGCACCCCCCGTATGAGATATTAGTGGTCTCTCCTGTGATTTCGGTGATGTTTGGGTCGACCGTTTCTGTGTTCCTTAGCAGATACTTGCGGGCGTTTTTGGTTAGCTCCCTGGCGAGGTCCATGAAGACCGTTTCTACGTTTTCCGCCTCCTTGGCCGAAGCTTCTAGGAAGGCCATGTTGTTGGCTTGTGCGAACTGGAGACCTGTTTCTGGCGGCACTTCTCTTTGTGATGTGAGGTCAATCTTGTTTCCTACCAAGATAAAGGTGTTGCTTCATGTTAGAACAGGAAAATCAATATTGGGAAAACAAAATAATTTGTAGAGCACATTCAAATAGAATACAGTTGAGTACATGTATTCCGTCACCCGAGGAACCAGCCTACAGGTAAGATTACCCGAAGGCCAGAGGCTGATCCAACCgacgggagggctgggacagagggtgatgcggaatacaccgtgttgtattttatgtcatacacacataaacacacagttggatgcaaaatgtgtcagaaaatttggtgtcctcaaacaaaaaattgtttcaacagcAATTCCAAATTGTCCAAATGTCCAAATCCTGTATTCAAATTGTTGACTTGGTGCATGCATGTGGAGTgcttttgatttatttgatgGAAGCCCATATGATACAACAGAACCTATGACCATGTGATCCGGCAAGTTTTCATCTGGGCTGGAACACTTGTATCTggtccaggtatgacataaatatagaatacaacacggtgtattccgtatcacctgaggtaccagcccgacagcgggtcggatcgcccgacggccgaagggtGATCCGACCGGCGGGAGGGCTGggtgttttatttatgtcatacccacctgagaaaacccgatgcgaaatgcgccagaagttgaacaaatttggtgccctcgaacaaaaagtgttgcaacagtaatgttccaacgtccgaatcaggtattccaACTTttgatggcgccgcactcggcccgctcgaaacagttcgatttattcgaatggagccagtgtgatacaacttagagaaggtctgatacggaagttatcacccggtccagaacacccgtatcgaacgttttcgcgtcacatgtatgacataaatggtACTTACCGACTAGCACAGTGATGACCTGCTGGTTAGCGTACTGCTCGATAATCTGTCCCAGGTACGACGTAAAAGGTACTTACCAACTAGCACAGTGATGACCTGCTGGTTAGCGTACTGCTCGATAAtctggcccaggtatgacataaatggtACTTACCGACTAGCACAGTGATGACCTGCTGGTTAGCGTACTGCTCGATAAtctggcccaggtatgacataaatggtACTTACCGACTAGCACAGTGATGACCTGCTGGTTAGCGTACTGCTCGATAAGCTGGCCCAGGTACAATATAAATGGTACTTACCAACTAGCACAGTGATGACCTGCTGGTTAGCGTACTGCTCGATCTCCTTCAGCCACTCGGGGAGACAGTCGAAGCTCTCTCTGGAGGTGACGTCGTACACCAGGATGAGGGCGTGGGCACTTCTGTAGTAACTCTGGGTGATGGAGCGGAACCTCTCCTGGCCTGCCGTGTCCCAGATCTGCAGCTATAGacaacatgtacacatgtaacatgttaggTTAGGG contains the following coding sequences:
- the LOC118419087 gene encoding ras-related protein Rab-30-like, which gives rise to MEDYKFLFKIVLIGNAGVGKTCLVRRFTQGLFPPGQGATIGVDFMIKTVDVDGDKVKLQIWDTAGQERFRSITQSYYRSAHALILVYDVTSRESFDCLPEWLKEIEQYANQQVITVLVGNKIDLTSQREVPPETGLQFAQANNMAFLEASAKEAENVETVFMDLARELTKNARKYLLRNTETVDPNITEITGETTNISYGGCCGSG